The following proteins are encoded in a genomic region of Triticum dicoccoides isolate Atlit2015 ecotype Zavitan chromosome 1B, WEW_v2.0, whole genome shotgun sequence:
- the LOC119324509 gene encoding ribosome biogenesis protein NOP53-like, protein MGKAAKSSRKGKKAWRSNISTDDIDEFYEKQTRDAHAGAAAIPSLPSDSLFFVDKPASASSSTSSAANANASDPAPKDVPVKRKIEKNREKVLHHESVLKRNPYIQTIPSSLMSKKDKKKFKKHAKKKELQESREEKVVPMEEDSAEKNLDIWGGDAKGAPLPKKGMKRLKKNKSTTSVIPAVEVEPQGCSFNPPHEAHQDALALAVAVEMRKIYTKELGPTPVPLTVLGQAVAEEDKFFLDAADDGDAAADGDVDAAEGDGDQDADALTGERKTKTKRVTRVELNKRARRKERLRTEADAKKLEVLSKQIDSLPNILEEIAKEDKEKEEKRIRLTVAKQERLESAPRRLGRHKFEPAPVQVLLTEEISGSLRKLKGCCNLARDRYKSIEKRGMLAPNKKLSKRPRR, encoded by the exons ATGGGCAAGGCGGCGAAGAGCTCGCGGAAAGGGAAGAAGGCGTGGCGCTCCAACATCAGCACCGACGACATCGACGAGTTCTACGAGAAGCAGACGCGCGACGcccacgccggcgccgccgccatccCCTCCCTCCCGTCCGACTCCCTGTTCTTTGTCGACAAGCCCGCCTCCGCGTCCTCGTCCACCTCCTCCGCCGCCAACGCAAACGCCTCCGACCCTGCCCCCAAAG ATGTTCCTGTCAAAAGGAAGATTGAGAAAAACAGGGAGAAGGTCCTTCACCATGAGAGTGTGTTGAAGCGGAACCCTTATATACAGACAATTCCATCTTCTTTGATgtcaaagaaggacaagaagaagttcaagaaacacGCAAAGAAAAAGGAATTGCAGGAGTCACGGGAGGAAAAAGTTGTTCCCATG GAAGAGGATTCAGCTGAAAAGAACCTCGACATCTGGGGTGGAGATGCTAAAGGGGCTCCTTTGCCCAAAAAGGGAATGAAAAGACTCAAGAAAAAT AAATCTACCACATCTGTGATTCCCGCAGTTGAAGTTGAGCCTCAAGGATGTTCATTTAATCCTCCACATGAAGCCCATCAA GATGCTCTTGCTCTAGCCGTTGCTGTTGAAATGCGCAAGATCTACACGAAAGAGTTAGGCCCCACACCAGTGCCACTTACTGTTCTTGGTCAAGCAGTAGCTGAAGAAGAC AAATTTTTTCTTGATGCTGCCGATGATGGAGATGCAGCTGCTGATGGAGATGTAGATGCTGCAGAAGGTGATGGAGACCAGGATGCTGATGCTCTAACTGGAGAGAG GAAGACCAAAACAAAAAGAGTTACGAGAGTGGAATTGAACAAAAGGGCTCGTCGTAAAGAGAGGTTAAGGACAGAAGCAGATGCAAAGAAACTGGAAGTTCTTTCAAAGCAAATAGACAG CTTGCCAAATATATTAGAGGAGATAGCAAaagaggacaaggaaaaggaggaaaAGCGCATAAGGCTAACCGTGGCTAAGCAGGAAAGACTCGAGTCAGCCCCACGTCGTCTCGGTAGACACAA GTTTGAACCTGCTCCCGTTCAAGTTCTGTTGACAGAGGAGATTAGTGGTTCACTTAGAAAGCTGAAG GGGTGCTGCAATCTAGCAAGGGATCGCTATAAGAGCATTGAAAAACGTGGTATGCTTGCACCAAACAAGAAATTAAG CAAGCGCCCTCGCCGCTAA